TCATTTACACTCTTACGTGTTCTCCATTATAATGAAGAAACACTTtcaagttaaaattatttttttcatagtAAAAGTATCCAAAAACATTTGGCGTTTGGAATCAAAGTGCAGACAAAAAGTACTCTTTCACCCAAATGTAAAAAGGTAAAATTTAGATGCTTTTGTGTTTTTCATTTGGaagtgaaaattataaaaatatcctatttataataactattatttaatgggtatataaaaattagatttatttatattatatatatttatcttcaattatttaaatattattttttattatatttattttttaaaatagtttatatattattaatttcacaaataatttatattaattacttaaaaagtatttaaattttatatatttcatgtatcattatattaaattatttaaatatcatataacttaattaattttttttattttctattatcatgtttaaacactaaaaattaataaattacactTTTTCATAACACTTTTtagtgtattttttaaaaatactttttctaAAAGCAATTTTCAACTGCACCAACAATGAAGAATTAATCCTTAATAGCTATAATTATCTGGTATCAACGAGGgctaataaaaattcaaatacggATTTAATTGTAAACTACAAAATTCAAAAGTTGTATTAATtcctttactttttttatttagctAAGGATTCATCGAAGTATGCATGTGAGTATGTCAATGGAATATTTGGACTAGAGTCTTTTGCCACTCCACCTGTAGCTTAGGtgatatatttattgtttttgtattacattatttaaaaataaatgcacaaattaatttatcttaaatattaaatttttaaataatttaataaccatCATGCGATTTTTTAAAGTTGATGAAAATGCAAACCTATTCTTTCAACtatttattatagttttttttttagaatgcAGTTAAACTGCTACaaaagaacaaatatatatatattgtttaagcTATACtaacaaattaaccaatgataCTCCAAGAAGTACAAACTGAAGCATTAACAGGATTAGTTCTATTGATTGGCCTTTCTCCTAAACGAGCTCGCACAATCTCTTTAATATGCACGAAGACAACATATTCAGTCAAGAAAGATGCACCAAAATACCTTTTGTTCCTCTATCTCCATATTACATACAAATATGTACTCCAAGCAAGTTTGAGTATAGCAATAAGCAAGGACTTTCCTTTTAAGTTTCAATATCGCCTAAGTTAACTCTTGCTTTTTTAAGTCCCCATAGCGCTATGAATGGAGCACAGGCGTAAAATTGAATGCCACACCTTTTTTTGAAAAACTGCATTCAAAGAAAATGTGATCATGTCTCTCTGTAGCATCTATACAGAAAAAGCAACAAGTATCAACCGAAATCCTAAAAGTAAGCGATCCCGGGTTGAAAGCCTATTAAGAATGATCATCCAAGCAATAAGAAAATGCTTGGGAATATGTAAAAGGAACCATAGCAAATAATGTCATTCCACCTTTATACCACGAGTTCTAACTGCCTCCCACAATCGAGAAGTGCTCAATTTAACATTAGCAAACTGTTGAGAAGTGACAGCAACCAAAGGCTTCAACTTAAGCATCATTCGTCAATTGCAGTTACTCATTGAAGTAGGAATCACATATAGAAAACTCTTACCCTTTAACCCATATTCACTAACCCAAGCGATCCAAAGAGACCCCTCTCCTACAAGCAAGGcatgaataagttacaaaatacAAGCTTGATTCTATTCTACCACATTTTTTAGTCTCAAGCCCCTCTTAGATTTAGGTAAACAAATCGCCTTCCAACAAACACGAGTCCCTCGACCTGAGCCAACCTTCCCTTTCCAAAAGAAGCTAAGATAAAATTGACAAACCTTCTTGAGAACACTCTTAGGCATTAGAAATTGATGACTCCAATAAGCTTATACGCTAAAGATCACAGCCTTAATGAGTTACAGTCTATCAGCATAACTCAAGTGCTTAGTAAACCACCCTTGAATCTTGTCCAAAATCCTATTGGTTAAAGCAGTATAGTCAGACCGAGACAACTTTCAAGAAACAAGAGGAAAACCAAGGTACCTCATTGGCAGCCTACCAAATTTAAACCATGTGCAAGTAGTCATGAAAGCCAACTCCTCTTGAGGCACCCCAGCAACAAACAATTCACTTTTGGAAGCGTTAAGTTGCAACCTAGAAAGTAAGTAAAACTACTGAATAACACAATAAATACCAACCACCGAATAAGCAATACCCTTAGAAAAATTAAGAAGATCATTGGCAAACATGAGATCAGTCAACCGCACTCGAAGGCACTGAGGATAATACTTGAAGAGAGTATTTATGGCAGCAACATCCAATAATCTGAATAACACATCCATTGCAAGCATAAAGAGGCAAAACGAAAGAGGATTTCCTTGCTTAATACCTCTCCTCCCTCGAAAGAACCCCACAAGGCTTCCATTAAAGGAGACAGAGAATCTAGGAATAGTTAAGCaaacttcaacccacttaaagAACTTTTTAGGAAACCCTTGAGCTCTAAGTACTTAAAGCAAAAGGCCCTAGTGCAAATAATCAAACATTTTTTGAAGATCAACCTTCAAGGCACATCTAGGAGAAATATGTCTTCTACCATACCCTCGCATTAGCTCATGAGCCAACATGGTATTATCAATGATACTACGCCCTTTAACAAAGGCACTCTGACTATTAAAAATCAAAGCAGGCAGAAAAGGAGTCATTCTATTAACCAAAACCTTGGTTAtgcatttgtaacaccccaaacccggcctagaagttaggcccaaatctggcgtgtcacattgaagtgtttttcgaaaaccatgttttcattgaaaacccttcttactgatcaaaacctctggccattttaaaacttgtgaaacgttaattcccttaaaaccttacttaCTACGGAAGCTTACTTTTAAATAGTTGCGAAAACGTaatattttgaaaaccaaatgttgttttggaaaatcgtgccctacttctaacagatattaagcatactaaataaatttcctaaataaaaagttaagaaaataaagaggccttaatacaacccaaataaaaaaccaaagtgcttaactaaataaaagaaagaaaaaaaaacatatgcagttgtgtggtcgtctcTGAGTCCCTCTGCGACACCAATCCACCTAACGCTAGAGATTActtgcacagttaataaacgaggtgagtttatgaaaactcagtgtgtaatctccttactagagtaacagtcagtaaacagacagaattcagaatcagtctgggccggagcccattacagtaatagtACAATCCAATTTAGAGCGTACGTGGGCCAAAGCCCGTTATAATATCATTTCGGTCACaacccataacagaatcaattgggctagcccatcttagcctcagttgggccgaagcccacatcgcaataatatcacaataatatcatacatgcaatgctatGCAACCCACCCTAATAATCCAActtctacacaccaactccgtcccctgATACAcattatgtggggatataaatatcgactcacccatccgatacacatcaatggtagccctgTTGCGGTACTatcttcattgcagcaagctgctaatcaaatattaggcttaatagccatcgatGGATCCACGGTCCTCAAGCAATCAtgcaatcctcatatacttcctccgttccataattctcaacccatgcaatatgtcgtgtatgtcatgctcaatcatcacacgtgtatgcagaatagccatactcagtaacagtcttttaaacatatattaagagtatatcagtcatacaacgatagtcaagtcaattaaaacgcagtcatacattcataatcaaatcagtcaaatttgaagtctaagtcggtcatttaccctcaagggcaaaacagtcattttaccctataggggtatgtcggttattttacactacaagggtatttcgataattctacaaatcgagggtgtttcggtaattttacaaatcagagGTATTCcgataattttacaagtcgagggtatttcagtaatttctctttattatgggtttattacttaccggATACTATgtaccaggtaggattctagagaagaggaggtgagccattaagaccgcttaagtaccaagctctccctagatccaatcctagacatgcatatacccattgcccctttactaaacactaacaactCCACAgttattcatttggcccctttaggcccaactacttcccacctaacagttagatttacacaagcgcGCCCACGGGCCTAGAACAACCTCAGCATacgagaacgctcgtggcggctttcagcttttgttgatttttaacaaagaagggcgtgaatacacacctattTATGAGAATGCGCCGAAGTCCACGATCGCCAACCTTgggaaaattcattattttcttatgaccacctcaaccacaaagttccagtccaactccacctcctacacagcttaaacagtaaaataaatactTCATTGCGCATcctaagacttgaaccttagacctcatagttacacaacacgccaccttgcctctccacaggctctttctgtgtcatattttatcctcaattaaatataaggcctataggccaaagtctaagttcctttaaaagaaaaaccaaaataaattacaagagccaagacttgaacctaggctcccttgcaaccttaatgaagccacaaccactagaccacaagcttccttatattatttatttaccacaataatttaaaaggccttcatcctaGCAtcaagggttttattcacttattaccaaaaaatttgctaaagcccaggtttgaacccaagatttctccaacacttctcagggctattaaccactaaagcaaacatttaattgtgtcatttccttgtacaattaaatgcttatatacaacctctttACGGACTTATactaaaggcccaatacttctagacccaaattcggggcgttacaacatTTATAAATTGTGTTGcaacaagaaataggccaaaaatcCTTTACATAGCTAGGATTATCACACTTGGCAACCAAGGAAATTAAAATAGCATTAAAGGTAGCCAAGAGAGTGGAGGATGCAAAAAAATACTGAACAACCTCAAGAAAACCAGGCTTCACTATACCCCATGTAGATTTGAAGAAGAAAGCCGTGAAACTGTCGAAACTAGGGGCTTTCTCATTCCCCTGCCCAAAAATAGTTGTCTTTATCTCTTCATTAGTAATAGGGCTAGTCAACACACGATGAGCATCGTTAGATAGTTTAGGCAGTAACTTTTAAAGTAAAAAATCTAAGCACTCAACAACATTGAAATCAACTACACCGAGAAGATTCGGATAAAACCCTAAAATCTCTGTAGAAATTTGATTAAAAGATTCCAACTGATTACTAGTTTCATCAAAAAAAGAAGTAATAGTGTGCTTATTCTTCTTAACCGCAACAGTACTATAAAAAAATTGAGTGTTTTGATCTCCCTCCCCAATCCATTGCACCTGAGCTTTTTGTTGATAAAAATATGCTTTAGCCTCTTGCGAAATGAAAAGATCAGCTCTCACCTGATCAATATGACCATTTATAACCAGACCACCCCACAACAAATCAAGCTGCAAGCTCTCCAGCTCCTTAGCCTTAGCCTTAGCCTTAACTCAAGCAAAAATATTCCCTAAAGCCTCAGAATTAAGCATCTTCAAGACATGCTTAAGTCTCTTAAGCTTGGTAAATAACTTCAACATAAGATTACTTACCACAATAGGCTGCCAAGATTCAATAAGCAGCTACAAAAACCTATCATgtttagcctaaaaattaaagaaaCGAAAAGGCTTTGACAGGGATTGCACAGGCTGCTCTAACTAGGCAATAAAATGACAATGATCTGAACAACCAAGAGCAGCAAACTCAACCCATGAATGAGGCAAAAACTGCATACAAACTACATTAACAAGAACTCTGTCAAGCTTCTTCACAATTAttttatccaatttagtccctaaacttgacaattattctcatattggggcctaaacttgacaattgttttCACATTAGAGCTTGAAAACAATTGCCAAGTTTAGGGcttaatttagacaaaaaaaagtttaaacccTTATATGAGAACACTTGCCAAGTTCAAGCCCAAAAAGTGATTTAACAAAACCCCAATGAATTAAAACGACGGCGTTGAAGGCAAAGCAGTACTTTGCATTTGCCAAATGCCAAGCTTTAGggttcttcttccttcatctttgTACCTCTCCTAAAAAAGCCTGAAATTTATTGATTGAATGAAATGGAGATGTATTATCTCTCCAGAAAACACCTCAATCAAAAGCTTTTCCCAAGTCTCCATTACTATCAGTCTTCTCTTCTCTTTGCCCTTTCCTCCAAATCACTCCCTCCCCTCTGTTCAACCCCCCAAAATCAGATTCTCAGTTCCCATCAACTCCACACCATTCCCACTCCCCATTCTTCAACCCCTTTCATTTCCTCATCTGTGTCTTCCCCATTTCCTTCTACACAATACCCATTTTCCCGATTTTTAAATAGACCCGATTTTAGTTGGTTTCGCAGTTTCTCAGCTTCTTCAAGAACGAATGCGAGTGGAATGCAAGTTTCTGAGATTATCAATTTGATTCGAAGCGGTTCTAATGATTTAGAATCCAAATTGGATGCTATGAATATACGTCTTTCCGAGGTATTATTGAACACAATTTTCCGAATTTTGAATCGCGAGAAAATCCCTGCATTACCTTTCTTCAATTGGATTCGAAAATCCCATCCTGAGTTTCGTCATGAGTCTGATATTTATAGTTTGGTTGTTGATAATTGTGGGAGATTAGATGATTTTGATTCTATATTCAATCTTTTAAATGACTTTAGGATTCATGGGATTTGTTTGAATCAAAAGGCTTTTAGTTATTTACCTGTTATGATATCTAATCAAGCTGCAATGAAGAAATCTATATGCAAAACAATGGAAATATTGAACAAAATTGGTGGTTCTTGTGGTGTTACTGGTACCCATGCTTTGATTGAAATGTTATGTGCTTTAGGTTCTTTTGAAATGGCTGAATATGTGATTACAAAAACAGAGAAACGGTTATCAAATTATGGCATTTTGATCCGTTCTCGAAGCCGTAAAGGTCATTTTGAAGAAGCAAAACGAGTTCTTGACGAGATGACCGGAACCGGAGTTACACCGAATTGCCAGATTTTCAACTATATACTCAGTTGTTTACAAAAAACCGATCAAACCGACAAAGTTATTCAACTGCTTGAACTCATGGCCGAAAATGGTTGTCCTCCTAATGCATTAACCTATGAGATATTCATATGTAATTTGTGTAGACATGGTAAATTAGATATGGCATTCGTCTGGCTCAATAAAATGGAATCGAAGGGTATCGAACCTCGACCGACGACACATGCTGCTTTGATTAAGGAGTACTTCAAGTTACAGCAGTACGAACAAGCACACCAGTATGTGGTTGTTTGTAGTGATAAGTATAAGACGGTAAGCAATACGATTTACAGTTTGTTGGCTAGTCTTTATAGGAAACAGGGAAAACCGGTTATGGCACAAAGTGTGCTTTCGGAGATGATTGAAAAGGGTCTAAGTCCGAACTTTACAGTGTATATGCATGTGAGGAAGCACCTTCAGAAAATAGGGAGAGAAGATTTGGCGAGAAATTTGGAGAGTAGTTTTTCTTGCTTCATTTCACAACCAAGTGCTGTTAATGGCTGATAAATTGGCATAAATGAGCGTAGTTGAGGTCCATGAGGTAAAGCAGTGAGGAGATTTTTTCCCTTGGTCAGTCATGTACAAGTAATTTAGGGTAGAAAAAAATACATGTTACTTGATCTCGGGTGTGAGTGATGGTATGGTATGGTaggattttttaaaaagtttttttttttttgtgtgtgtattGGATCTGACATGGATACTTCAAGAGAAATAAAGTCTCGAAGCAATACAGGAAACGAAGAGAAGAATGTTGCTTTGTTTGAATTGCCTTGATTTTTTTACATGAGTTCTGGATTTAGTCATTACCCTACTCTTTTAATTATTGTACATTTTCAGGAGTAAAAtccaatttaatgttttttacttttatattttttaaattttaaaatttcaattt
The Gossypium hirsutum isolate 1008001.06 chromosome A07, Gossypium_hirsutum_v2.1, whole genome shotgun sequence genome window above contains:
- the LOC107954041 gene encoding pentatricopeptide repeat-containing protein At2g18940, chloroplastic, whose amino-acid sequence is MEMYYLSRKHLNQKLFPSLHYYQSSLLFALSSKSLPPLCSTPQNQILSSHQLHTIPTPHSSTPFISSSVSSPFPSTQYPFSRFLNRPDFSWFRSFSASSRTNASGMQVSEIINLIRSGSNDLESKLDAMNIRLSEVLLNTIFRILNREKIPALPFFNWIRKSHPEFRHESDIYSLVVDNCGRLDDFDSIFNLLNDFRIHGICLNQKAFSYLPVMISNQAAMKKSICKTMEILNKIGGSCGVTGTHALIEMLCALGSFEMAEYVITKTEKRLSNYGILIRSRSRKGHFEEAKRVLDEMTGTGVTPNCQIFNYILSCLQKTDQTDKVIQLLELMAENGCPPNALTYEIFICNLCRHGKLDMAFVWLNKMESKGIEPRPTTHAALIKEYFKLQQYEQAHQYVVVCSDKYKTVSNTIYSLLASLYRKQGKPVMAQSVLSEMIEKGLSPNFTVYMHVRKHLQKIGREDLARNLESSFSCFISQPSAVNG